The Temnothorax longispinosus isolate EJ_2023e chromosome 12, Tlon_JGU_v1, whole genome shotgun sequence genome includes a window with the following:
- the LOC139823419 gene encoding uncharacterized protein isoform X7: MREPPTAPRTTSHHQQQSTAAHHHHQPSVSSSSSHHSSLQSNPQIPVSLPGLNLDGAHLPASVSHLAAHAQMQQQMQAQAQQQLHQQQQQQPQQQQQQSHHQMPNHQNAQNNGPTAHSQNAQRDDNKVKDEGGSCTTERCSDNQVHCQVQCDLQLQPPQDLQQSLMQQQQQQQQQQQQIGVNISGNSTTEGGSQNNSEKPEKEKELRQLNMTQFQVPDLKPGGHMMDVRTADGSVVKISAGNEQDLAKTLGVEMVQNMYKVNVEDINQLLAYHEVFGKLQSEIAAGTTLVGSTVPTQTVTTIQNGTPIVQQVQLNKFDIKSSDGEATPGPSASPVSVGSHACEICGKIFQFRYQLIVHRRYHTERKPFTCQVCGKAFSNANDLTRHGKCHLGGSMFTCTVCFHVFANAPSLERHMKRHATDKPYNCTVCGKSFARKEHLDNHTRCHTGETPYRCQYCSKTFTRKEHMVNHVRKHTGETPHRCDICKKSFTRKEHFMNHVMWHTGETPHHCQACGKKYTRKEHLANHMRSHTNDTPFRCEICGKSFTRKEHFTNHIMWHTGETPHRCDFCSKTFTRKEHLLNHVRQHTGESPHRCGFCSKSFTRKEHLVNHIRQHTGETPFRCSYCPKAFTRKDHLVNHVRQHTGESPHKCQYCTKSFTRKEHLTNHVRQHTGESPHRCHFCSKSFTRKEHLTNHVRIHTGESPHRCEFCQRTFTRKEHLNNHLRQHTGDSSHCCNVCSKPFTRKEHLVNHMRCHTGERPFVCTECGKSFPLKGNLLFHMRSHNKGSNAERPFRCDLCPKDFMCKGHLVSHRRSHSDERPHSCPDCGKTFVEKGNMLRHLRKHAAEGPPTQVSTPSAIPQSGVLPIPAAAAVLVGHPLAPPAPPVVPQHTVVVPTPPGVGLASY, translated from the exons ATGCGAGAACCGCCGACGGCACCGCGCACCAC CTCGCATCATCAGCAACAGTCAACAGCCGcgcatcatcatcatcagcCTTCAGttagcagcagcagcagccacCACAGTTCCCTGCAGTCGAATCCACAG ATTCCTGTATCTCTTCCTGGCCTTAATTTAGACGGCGCACATTTACCAGCGAGTGTCAGTCATCTGGCTGCACATGCACAAATGCAACAACAAATGCAGGCGCAAGCACAGCAGCAGCTGCatcagcagcaacagcagcagccgcagcaacagcagcagcagtctCATCATCAGATGCCGAATCATCAGAACGCTCAGAACAATGGGCCAACGGCGCATAGCCAGAACGCGCAGCGAGACGACAACAAAGTCAAGGACGAGGGCGGTAGTTGCACCACCGAGCGTTGCAGCGACAATCAGGTTCATTGTCAAGTTCAATGCGATCTGCAATTACAACCACCCCAAGATCTTCAACAGAGCTTgatgcaacagcagcagcagcaacaacagcagcagcaacagatCGGGGTCAACATCAGCGGTAACTCCACTACCGAGGGAGGAAGCCAGAACAACTCCGAGAAAcccgagaaagagaaggagttGCGACAACTGAATATGACCCA atttcaaGTCCCTGACTTGAAACCAGGGGGACACATGATGGACGTGAGGACAGCAGACGGATCGGTTGTCAAAATCAGCGCAGGAAACGAGCAAGATTTAGCCAAGACTCTCGGCGTCGAAATGGTACAAAATATGTACAAG GTTAATGTGGAAGATATTAACCAACTCTTGGCGTATCACGAGGTTTTTGGAAAGCTGCAGAGCGAGATTGCAGCTGGAACGACTTTAGTGGGCAGCACTGTGCCTACACAGACAGTTACCACGATACAGAATGGCACGCCAATCGTGCAGCAGGTCCAATTGAACAAATTCGATATAAAGTCGAGCGACGGCGAAGCAACGCCTGGCCCGAGCGCATCGCCCGTGTCGGTTGGCAGCCACGCTTGCGAGATATGCGGAAAGATCTTCCAGTTTCGTTATCAGCTTATTGTACATCGCAGATATCATACCGAGAGAAAGCCATTCACGTGTCAG GTATGCGGCAAAGCGTTCTCAAATGCGAACGATCTAACACGTCACGGCAAATGTCATCTAGGAGGATCCATGTTCACCTGCACCGTTTGCTTTCACGTCTTTGCGAATGCGCCTTCGCTGGAACGTCATATGAAGAGACATGCCACCGACAAACCGTACAATTGCACGGTCTGCGGCAAGAGTTTCGCGCGCAAAGAGCATTTGGATAACCACACGAGATGTCATACTGGCGAGACGCCATATAG ATGTCAATACTGTTCGAAGACATTTACCCGAAAAGAACATATGGTAAATCACGTTCGCAAACACACTGGTGAGACTCCACATCGATGTGATATTTGCAAGAAGAGCTTTACTCGCAAAGAACACTTTATGAACCATGTTATGTGGCATACAGGAGAAACCCCTCATCATTGCCAAGCTTGCGGCAAGAAGTATACGCGCAAAGAGCATCTCGCTAACCATATGCGCTCGCACACAAACGACACGCCGTTCCGTTGTGAAATATGCG GTAAGTCGTTTACGAGGAAGGAGCACTTCACGAACCACATAATGTGGCATACGGGCGAGACGCCGCACCGCTGTGACTTCTGCTCGAAGACGTTCACGCGAAAGGAACACCTCCTGAACCACGTTCGCCAGCACACGGGTGAGTCTCCACACCGATGCGGCTTCTGCTCCAAATCGTTCACCAGAAAGGAACACCTTGTTAACCACATCCGCCAACACACAG GGGAGACGCCCTTCCGCTGTTCGTACTGTCCGAAAGCATTTACGCGGAAGGATCACCTGGTGAACCACGTCAGGCAGCACACGGGTGAGTCACCGCACAAGTGCCAGTATTGCACCAAATCCTTCACGCGGAAGGAACATTTGACCAATCACGTGCGTCAACACACAGGCGAATCGCCACATCGATGCCACTTCTGCTCCAAGTCATTTACTCGTAAGGAGCATTTGACGAATCATGTGCGCATCCACACTGGCGAATCTCCACATAGGTGTGAGTTTTGCCAGAGGACGTTCACTAGGAAAGAACATCTAAATAATCATCTCCGTCAACATACCGGAGATTCCTCACACTGTTGCAACGTATGCTCCAAACCATTCACAAGAAAg GAGCATCTCGTGAATCATATGCGTTGCCATACCGGTGAACGTCCGTTCGTGTGCACAGAATGTGGCAAGAGTTTCCCGCTGAAGGGCAATCTTCTCTTCCATATGCGCTCGCACAACAAGGGCAGCAACGCCGAGAGGCCGTTCCGCTGCGACCTGTGCCCCAAAGATTTCATGTGCAAAGGACACTTAGTCTCGCACCGGCGCTCGCATTCAGACGAGCGGCCGCACAGTTGCCCGGATTGCGGCAAGACCTTCGTCGAGAAGGGCAACATGCTGCGACACTTACGCAAACACGCGGCCGAAGGCCCACCGACACAAGTTAGCACACCGTCAGCTATACCGCAATCCGGTGTCCTGCCGATACCGGCAGCGGCGGCAGTCCTGGTTGGACATCCATTAGCACCGCCGGCGCCGCCTGTTGTGCCGCAACATACGGTGGTCGTGCCGACACCGCCCGGTGTCGGATTGGCGTCGTACTAG
- the LOC139823419 gene encoding uncharacterized protein isoform X3, translating into MNSEQHALPATTQAQQEDVNAGQSGRPSYPGGLATATASLGNVGSTPHSSADLRVGTAVALASSVASSVAKYWVLTNLFPPGPLPQVSVYHHSHHNSSHRSGGGGEASSSKEPASSLNQEMALTSSSHHQQQSTAAHHHHQPSVSSSSSHHSSLQSNPQIPVSLPGLNLDGAHLPASVSHLAAHAQMQQQMQAQAQQQLHQQQQQQPQQQQQQSHHQMPNHQNAQNNGPTAHSQNAQRDDNKVKDEGGSCTTERCSDNQVHCQVQCDLQLQPPQDLQQSLMQQQQQQQQQQQQIGVNISGNSTTEGGSQNNSEKPEKEKELRQLNMTQFQVPDLKPGGHMMDVRTADGSVVKISAGNEQDLAKTLGVEMVQNMYKVNVEDINQLLAYHEVFGKLQSEIAAGTTLVGSTVPTQTVTTIQNGTPIVQQVQLNKFDIKSSDGEATPGPSASPVSVGSHACEICGKIFQFRYQLIVHRRYHTERKPFTCQVCGKAFSNANDLTRHGKCHLGGSMFTCTVCFHVFANAPSLERHMKRHATDKPYNCTVCGKSFARKEHLDNHTRCHTGETPYRCQYCSKTFTRKEHMVNHVRKHTGETPHRCDICKKSFTRKEHFMNHVMWHTGETPHHCQACGKKYTRKEHLANHMRSHTNDTPFRCEICGKSFTRKEHFTNHIMWHTGETPHRCDFCSKTFTRKEHLLNHVRQHTGESPHRCGFCSKSFTRKEHLVNHIRQHTGETPFRCSYCPKAFTRKDHLVNHVRQHTGESPHRCHFCSKSFTRKEHLTNHVRIHTGESPHRCEFCQRTFTRKEHLNNHLRQHTGDSSHCCNVCSKPFTRKEHLVNHMRCHTGERPFVCTECGKSFPLKGNLLFHMRSHNKGSNAERPFRCDLCPKDFMCKGHLVSHRRSHSDERPHSCPDCGKTFVEKGNMLRHLRKHAAEGPPTQVSTPSAIPQSGVLPIPAAAAVLVGHPLAPPAPPVVPQHTVVVPTPPGVGLASY; encoded by the exons ATGAATAGTGAGCAGCATGCATTGCCAGCGACTACGCAGGCACAACAAGAG GATGTAAACGCGGGTCAAAGTGGTCGTCCTTCATACCCAGGTGGTTTGGCTACTGCGACCGCGAGTCTTGGCAATGTAGGGAGTACTCCCCATTCATCCGCGGACCTGCGTGTAGGTACTGCCGTAGCGTTAGCCTCCTCGGTAGCCTCCTCGGTAGCTAAGTATTGGGTCCTCACCAATCTGTTTCCTCCCGGACCGCTACCTCAAGTCTCGGTCTACCACCATTCCCACCACAACTCCTCGCATAGGAGTGGTGGCGGTGGGGAGGCATCATCCTCCAAAGAGCCAGCCTCTTCACTGAACCAGGAAATGGCGTTGACTTCCAGCTCGCATCATCAGCAACAGTCAACAGCCGcgcatcatcatcatcagcCTTCAGttagcagcagcagcagccacCACAGTTCCCTGCAGTCGAATCCACAG ATTCCTGTATCTCTTCCTGGCCTTAATTTAGACGGCGCACATTTACCAGCGAGTGTCAGTCATCTGGCTGCACATGCACAAATGCAACAACAAATGCAGGCGCAAGCACAGCAGCAGCTGCatcagcagcaacagcagcagccgcagcaacagcagcagcagtctCATCATCAGATGCCGAATCATCAGAACGCTCAGAACAATGGGCCAACGGCGCATAGCCAGAACGCGCAGCGAGACGACAACAAAGTCAAGGACGAGGGCGGTAGTTGCACCACCGAGCGTTGCAGCGACAATCAGGTTCATTGTCAAGTTCAATGCGATCTGCAATTACAACCACCCCAAGATCTTCAACAGAGCTTgatgcaacagcagcagcagcaacaacagcagcagcaacagatCGGGGTCAACATCAGCGGTAACTCCACTACCGAGGGAGGAAGCCAGAACAACTCCGAGAAAcccgagaaagagaaggagttGCGACAACTGAATATGACCCA atttcaaGTCCCTGACTTGAAACCAGGGGGACACATGATGGACGTGAGGACAGCAGACGGATCGGTTGTCAAAATCAGCGCAGGAAACGAGCAAGATTTAGCCAAGACTCTCGGCGTCGAAATGGTACAAAATATGTACAAG GTTAATGTGGAAGATATTAACCAACTCTTGGCGTATCACGAGGTTTTTGGAAAGCTGCAGAGCGAGATTGCAGCTGGAACGACTTTAGTGGGCAGCACTGTGCCTACACAGACAGTTACCACGATACAGAATGGCACGCCAATCGTGCAGCAGGTCCAATTGAACAAATTCGATATAAAGTCGAGCGACGGCGAAGCAACGCCTGGCCCGAGCGCATCGCCCGTGTCGGTTGGCAGCCACGCTTGCGAGATATGCGGAAAGATCTTCCAGTTTCGTTATCAGCTTATTGTACATCGCAGATATCATACCGAGAGAAAGCCATTCACGTGTCAG GTATGCGGCAAAGCGTTCTCAAATGCGAACGATCTAACACGTCACGGCAAATGTCATCTAGGAGGATCCATGTTCACCTGCACCGTTTGCTTTCACGTCTTTGCGAATGCGCCTTCGCTGGAACGTCATATGAAGAGACATGCCACCGACAAACCGTACAATTGCACGGTCTGCGGCAAGAGTTTCGCGCGCAAAGAGCATTTGGATAACCACACGAGATGTCATACTGGCGAGACGCCATATAG ATGTCAATACTGTTCGAAGACATTTACCCGAAAAGAACATATGGTAAATCACGTTCGCAAACACACTGGTGAGACTCCACATCGATGTGATATTTGCAAGAAGAGCTTTACTCGCAAAGAACACTTTATGAACCATGTTATGTGGCATACAGGAGAAACCCCTCATCATTGCCAAGCTTGCGGCAAGAAGTATACGCGCAAAGAGCATCTCGCTAACCATATGCGCTCGCACACAAACGACACGCCGTTCCGTTGTGAAATATGCG GTAAGTCGTTTACGAGGAAGGAGCACTTCACGAACCACATAATGTGGCATACGGGCGAGACGCCGCACCGCTGTGACTTCTGCTCGAAGACGTTCACGCGAAAGGAACACCTCCTGAACCACGTTCGCCAGCACACGGGTGAGTCTCCACACCGATGCGGCTTCTGCTCCAAATCGTTCACCAGAAAGGAACACCTTGTTAACCACATCCGCCAACACACAG GGGAGACGCCCTTCCGCTGTTCGTACTGTCCGAAAGCATTTACGCGGAAGGATCACCTGGTGAACCACGTCAGGCAGCACACGG GCGAATCGCCACATCGATGCCACTTCTGCTCCAAGTCATTTACTCGTAAGGAGCATTTGACGAATCATGTGCGCATCCACACTGGCGAATCTCCACATAGGTGTGAGTTTTGCCAGAGGACGTTCACTAGGAAAGAACATCTAAATAATCATCTCCGTCAACATACCGGAGATTCCTCACACTGTTGCAACGTATGCTCCAAACCATTCACAAGAAAg GAGCATCTCGTGAATCATATGCGTTGCCATACCGGTGAACGTCCGTTCGTGTGCACAGAATGTGGCAAGAGTTTCCCGCTGAAGGGCAATCTTCTCTTCCATATGCGCTCGCACAACAAGGGCAGCAACGCCGAGAGGCCGTTCCGCTGCGACCTGTGCCCCAAAGATTTCATGTGCAAAGGACACTTAGTCTCGCACCGGCGCTCGCATTCAGACGAGCGGCCGCACAGTTGCCCGGATTGCGGCAAGACCTTCGTCGAGAAGGGCAACATGCTGCGACACTTACGCAAACACGCGGCCGAAGGCCCACCGACACAAGTTAGCACACCGTCAGCTATACCGCAATCCGGTGTCCTGCCGATACCGGCAGCGGCGGCAGTCCTGGTTGGACATCCATTAGCACCGCCGGCGCCGCCTGTTGTGCCGCAACATACGGTGGTCGTGCCGACACCGCCCGGTGTCGGATTGGCGTCGTACTAG
- the LOC139823419 gene encoding uncharacterized protein isoform X8 — protein MALTSSSHHQQQSTAAHHHHQPSVSSSSSHHSSLQSNPQIPVSLPGLNLDGAHLPASVSHLAAHAQMQQQMQAQAQQQLHQQQQQQPQQQQQQSHHQMPNHQNAQNNGPTAHSQNAQRDDNKVKDEGGSCTTERCSDNQVHCQVQCDLQLQPPQDLQQSLMQQQQQQQQQQQQIGVNISGNSTTEGGSQNNSEKPEKEKELRQLNMTQFQVPDLKPGGHMMDVRTADGSVVKISAGNEQDLAKTLGVEMVQNMYKVNVEDINQLLAYHEVFGKLQSEIAAGTTLVGSTVPTQTVTTIQNGTPIVQQVQLNKFDIKSSDGEATPGPSASPVSVGSHACEICGKIFQFRYQLIVHRRYHTERKPFTCQVCGKAFSNANDLTRHGKCHLGGSMFTCTVCFHVFANAPSLERHMKRHATDKPYNCTVCGKSFARKEHLDNHTRCHTGETPYRCQYCSKTFTRKEHMVNHVRKHTGETPHRCDICKKSFTRKEHFMNHVMWHTGETPHHCQACGKKYTRKEHLANHMRSHTNDTPFRCEICGKSFTRKEHFTNHIMWHTGETPHRCDFCSKTFTRKEHLLNHVRQHTGESPHRCGFCSKSFTRKEHLVNHIRQHTGETPFRCSYCPKAFTRKDHLVNHVRQHTGESPHKCQYCTKSFTRKEHLTNHVRQHTGESPHRCHFCSKSFTRKEHLTNHVRIHTGESPHRCEFCQRTFTRKEHLNNHLRQHTGDSSHCCNVCSKPFTRKEHLVNHMRCHTGERPFVCTECGKSFPLKGNLLFHMRSHNKGSNAERPFRCDLCPKDFMCKGHLVSHRRSHSDERPHSCPDCGKTFVEKGNMLRHLRKHAAEGPPTQVSTPSAIPQSGVLPIPAAAAVLVGHPLAPPAPPVVPQHTVVVPTPPGVGLASY, from the exons ATGGCGTTGACTTCCAGCTCGCATCATCAGCAACAGTCAACAGCCGcgcatcatcatcatcagcCTTCAGttagcagcagcagcagccacCACAGTTCCCTGCAGTCGAATCCACAG ATTCCTGTATCTCTTCCTGGCCTTAATTTAGACGGCGCACATTTACCAGCGAGTGTCAGTCATCTGGCTGCACATGCACAAATGCAACAACAAATGCAGGCGCAAGCACAGCAGCAGCTGCatcagcagcaacagcagcagccgcagcaacagcagcagcagtctCATCATCAGATGCCGAATCATCAGAACGCTCAGAACAATGGGCCAACGGCGCATAGCCAGAACGCGCAGCGAGACGACAACAAAGTCAAGGACGAGGGCGGTAGTTGCACCACCGAGCGTTGCAGCGACAATCAGGTTCATTGTCAAGTTCAATGCGATCTGCAATTACAACCACCCCAAGATCTTCAACAGAGCTTgatgcaacagcagcagcagcaacaacagcagcagcaacagatCGGGGTCAACATCAGCGGTAACTCCACTACCGAGGGAGGAAGCCAGAACAACTCCGAGAAAcccgagaaagagaaggagttGCGACAACTGAATATGACCCA atttcaaGTCCCTGACTTGAAACCAGGGGGACACATGATGGACGTGAGGACAGCAGACGGATCGGTTGTCAAAATCAGCGCAGGAAACGAGCAAGATTTAGCCAAGACTCTCGGCGTCGAAATGGTACAAAATATGTACAAG GTTAATGTGGAAGATATTAACCAACTCTTGGCGTATCACGAGGTTTTTGGAAAGCTGCAGAGCGAGATTGCAGCTGGAACGACTTTAGTGGGCAGCACTGTGCCTACACAGACAGTTACCACGATACAGAATGGCACGCCAATCGTGCAGCAGGTCCAATTGAACAAATTCGATATAAAGTCGAGCGACGGCGAAGCAACGCCTGGCCCGAGCGCATCGCCCGTGTCGGTTGGCAGCCACGCTTGCGAGATATGCGGAAAGATCTTCCAGTTTCGTTATCAGCTTATTGTACATCGCAGATATCATACCGAGAGAAAGCCATTCACGTGTCAG GTATGCGGCAAAGCGTTCTCAAATGCGAACGATCTAACACGTCACGGCAAATGTCATCTAGGAGGATCCATGTTCACCTGCACCGTTTGCTTTCACGTCTTTGCGAATGCGCCTTCGCTGGAACGTCATATGAAGAGACATGCCACCGACAAACCGTACAATTGCACGGTCTGCGGCAAGAGTTTCGCGCGCAAAGAGCATTTGGATAACCACACGAGATGTCATACTGGCGAGACGCCATATAG ATGTCAATACTGTTCGAAGACATTTACCCGAAAAGAACATATGGTAAATCACGTTCGCAAACACACTGGTGAGACTCCACATCGATGTGATATTTGCAAGAAGAGCTTTACTCGCAAAGAACACTTTATGAACCATGTTATGTGGCATACAGGAGAAACCCCTCATCATTGCCAAGCTTGCGGCAAGAAGTATACGCGCAAAGAGCATCTCGCTAACCATATGCGCTCGCACACAAACGACACGCCGTTCCGTTGTGAAATATGCG GTAAGTCGTTTACGAGGAAGGAGCACTTCACGAACCACATAATGTGGCATACGGGCGAGACGCCGCACCGCTGTGACTTCTGCTCGAAGACGTTCACGCGAAAGGAACACCTCCTGAACCACGTTCGCCAGCACACGGGTGAGTCTCCACACCGATGCGGCTTCTGCTCCAAATCGTTCACCAGAAAGGAACACCTTGTTAACCACATCCGCCAACACACAG GGGAGACGCCCTTCCGCTGTTCGTACTGTCCGAAAGCATTTACGCGGAAGGATCACCTGGTGAACCACGTCAGGCAGCACACGGGTGAGTCACCGCACAAGTGCCAGTATTGCACCAAATCCTTCACGCGGAAGGAACATTTGACCAATCACGTGCGTCAACACACAGGCGAATCGCCACATCGATGCCACTTCTGCTCCAAGTCATTTACTCGTAAGGAGCATTTGACGAATCATGTGCGCATCCACACTGGCGAATCTCCACATAGGTGTGAGTTTTGCCAGAGGACGTTCACTAGGAAAGAACATCTAAATAATCATCTCCGTCAACATACCGGAGATTCCTCACACTGTTGCAACGTATGCTCCAAACCATTCACAAGAAAg GAGCATCTCGTGAATCATATGCGTTGCCATACCGGTGAACGTCCGTTCGTGTGCACAGAATGTGGCAAGAGTTTCCCGCTGAAGGGCAATCTTCTCTTCCATATGCGCTCGCACAACAAGGGCAGCAACGCCGAGAGGCCGTTCCGCTGCGACCTGTGCCCCAAAGATTTCATGTGCAAAGGACACTTAGTCTCGCACCGGCGCTCGCATTCAGACGAGCGGCCGCACAGTTGCCCGGATTGCGGCAAGACCTTCGTCGAGAAGGGCAACATGCTGCGACACTTACGCAAACACGCGGCCGAAGGCCCACCGACACAAGTTAGCACACCGTCAGCTATACCGCAATCCGGTGTCCTGCCGATACCGGCAGCGGCGGCAGTCCTGGTTGGACATCCATTAGCACCGCCGGCGCCGCCTGTTGTGCCGCAACATACGGTGGTCGTGCCGACACCGCCCGGTGTCGGATTGGCGTCGTACTAG
- the LOC139823419 gene encoding uncharacterized protein isoform X10, producing MQQQMQAQAQQQLHQQQQQQPQQQQQQSHHQMPNHQNAQNNGPTAHSQNAQRDDNKVKDEGGSCTTERCSDNQVHCQVQCDLQLQPPQDLQQSLMQQQQQQQQQQQQIGVNISGNSTTEGGSQNNSEKPEKEKELRQLNMTQFQVPDLKPGGHMMDVRTADGSVVKISAGNEQDLAKTLGVEMVQNMYKVNVEDINQLLAYHEVFGKLQSEIAAGTTLVGSTVPTQTVTTIQNGTPIVQQVQLNKFDIKSSDGEATPGPSASPVSVGSHACEICGKIFQFRYQLIVHRRYHTERKPFTCQVCGKAFSNANDLTRHGKCHLGGSMFTCTVCFHVFANAPSLERHMKRHATDKPYNCTVCGKSFARKEHLDNHTRCHTGETPYRCQYCSKTFTRKEHMVNHVRKHTGETPHRCDICKKSFTRKEHFMNHVMWHTGETPHHCQACGKKYTRKEHLANHMRSHTNDTPFRCEICGKSFTRKEHFTNHIMWHTGETPHRCDFCSKTFTRKEHLLNHVRQHTGESPHRCGFCSKSFTRKEHLVNHIRQHTGETPFRCSYCPKAFTRKDHLVNHVRQHTGESPHKCQYCTKSFTRKEHLTNHVRQHTGESPHRCHFCSKSFTRKEHLTNHVRIHTGESPHRCEFCQRTFTRKEHLNNHLRQHTGDSSHCCNVCSKPFTRKEHLVNHMRCHTGERPFVCTECGKSFPLKGNLLFHMRSHNKGSNAERPFRCDLCPKDFMCKGHLVSHRRSHSDERPHSCPDCGKTFVEKGNMLRHLRKHAAEGPPTQVSTPSAIPQSGVLPIPAAAAVLVGHPLAPPAPPVVPQHTVVVPTPPGVGLASY from the exons ATGCAACAACAAATGCAGGCGCAAGCACAGCAGCAGCTGCatcagcagcaacagcagcagccgcagcaacagcagcagcagtctCATCATCAGATGCCGAATCATCAGAACGCTCAGAACAATGGGCCAACGGCGCATAGCCAGAACGCGCAGCGAGACGACAACAAAGTCAAGGACGAGGGCGGTAGTTGCACCACCGAGCGTTGCAGCGACAATCAGGTTCATTGTCAAGTTCAATGCGATCTGCAATTACAACCACCCCAAGATCTTCAACAGAGCTTgatgcaacagcagcagcagcaacaacagcagcagcaacagatCGGGGTCAACATCAGCGGTAACTCCACTACCGAGGGAGGAAGCCAGAACAACTCCGAGAAAcccgagaaagagaaggagttGCGACAACTGAATATGACCCA atttcaaGTCCCTGACTTGAAACCAGGGGGACACATGATGGACGTGAGGACAGCAGACGGATCGGTTGTCAAAATCAGCGCAGGAAACGAGCAAGATTTAGCCAAGACTCTCGGCGTCGAAATGGTACAAAATATGTACAAG GTTAATGTGGAAGATATTAACCAACTCTTGGCGTATCACGAGGTTTTTGGAAAGCTGCAGAGCGAGATTGCAGCTGGAACGACTTTAGTGGGCAGCACTGTGCCTACACAGACAGTTACCACGATACAGAATGGCACGCCAATCGTGCAGCAGGTCCAATTGAACAAATTCGATATAAAGTCGAGCGACGGCGAAGCAACGCCTGGCCCGAGCGCATCGCCCGTGTCGGTTGGCAGCCACGCTTGCGAGATATGCGGAAAGATCTTCCAGTTTCGTTATCAGCTTATTGTACATCGCAGATATCATACCGAGAGAAAGCCATTCACGTGTCAG GTATGCGGCAAAGCGTTCTCAAATGCGAACGATCTAACACGTCACGGCAAATGTCATCTAGGAGGATCCATGTTCACCTGCACCGTTTGCTTTCACGTCTTTGCGAATGCGCCTTCGCTGGAACGTCATATGAAGAGACATGCCACCGACAAACCGTACAATTGCACGGTCTGCGGCAAGAGTTTCGCGCGCAAAGAGCATTTGGATAACCACACGAGATGTCATACTGGCGAGACGCCATATAG ATGTCAATACTGTTCGAAGACATTTACCCGAAAAGAACATATGGTAAATCACGTTCGCAAACACACTGGTGAGACTCCACATCGATGTGATATTTGCAAGAAGAGCTTTACTCGCAAAGAACACTTTATGAACCATGTTATGTGGCATACAGGAGAAACCCCTCATCATTGCCAAGCTTGCGGCAAGAAGTATACGCGCAAAGAGCATCTCGCTAACCATATGCGCTCGCACACAAACGACACGCCGTTCCGTTGTGAAATATGCG GTAAGTCGTTTACGAGGAAGGAGCACTTCACGAACCACATAATGTGGCATACGGGCGAGACGCCGCACCGCTGTGACTTCTGCTCGAAGACGTTCACGCGAAAGGAACACCTCCTGAACCACGTTCGCCAGCACACGGGTGAGTCTCCACACCGATGCGGCTTCTGCTCCAAATCGTTCACCAGAAAGGAACACCTTGTTAACCACATCCGCCAACACACAG GGGAGACGCCCTTCCGCTGTTCGTACTGTCCGAAAGCATTTACGCGGAAGGATCACCTGGTGAACCACGTCAGGCAGCACACGGGTGAGTCACCGCACAAGTGCCAGTATTGCACCAAATCCTTCACGCGGAAGGAACATTTGACCAATCACGTGCGTCAACACACAGGCGAATCGCCACATCGATGCCACTTCTGCTCCAAGTCATTTACTCGTAAGGAGCATTTGACGAATCATGTGCGCATCCACACTGGCGAATCTCCACATAGGTGTGAGTTTTGCCAGAGGACGTTCACTAGGAAAGAACATCTAAATAATCATCTCCGTCAACATACCGGAGATTCCTCACACTGTTGCAACGTATGCTCCAAACCATTCACAAGAAAg GAGCATCTCGTGAATCATATGCGTTGCCATACCGGTGAACGTCCGTTCGTGTGCACAGAATGTGGCAAGAGTTTCCCGCTGAAGGGCAATCTTCTCTTCCATATGCGCTCGCACAACAAGGGCAGCAACGCCGAGAGGCCGTTCCGCTGCGACCTGTGCCCCAAAGATTTCATGTGCAAAGGACACTTAGTCTCGCACCGGCGCTCGCATTCAGACGAGCGGCCGCACAGTTGCCCGGATTGCGGCAAGACCTTCGTCGAGAAGGGCAACATGCTGCGACACTTACGCAAACACGCGGCCGAAGGCCCACCGACACAAGTTAGCACACCGTCAGCTATACCGCAATCCGGTGTCCTGCCGATACCGGCAGCGGCGGCAGTCCTGGTTGGACATCCATTAGCACCGCCGGCGCCGCCTGTTGTGCCGCAACATACGGTGGTCGTGCCGACACCGCCCGGTGTCGGATTGGCGTCGTACTAG